In Macadamia integrifolia cultivar HAES 741 chromosome 5, SCU_Mint_v3, whole genome shotgun sequence, a single window of DNA contains:
- the LOC122079319 gene encoding anthranilate synthase beta subunit 1, chloroplastic-like isoform X4 — protein sequence MLIIEMAATLAGSTIVQPKTVSSRTLASPHVLSRISSPASAIPCTVNASVSIEDKKVDNPIVVIDNYDSFTYNLCQYIGGLGCKFEVYRNDELTVEELKKKNPRGVLISPGPGKPQDSGISLQTVLKLGPTVPLFGVCMGLQCIGEAFGGKIVRSPSGVMHGKSSLVYYDEKGEDGLFSGLPNPFTAARYHSLVIENESFPSNELEITAWTEDGLIMAARHKKYRHLQGVQFHPESIITEEGKTIVRNFVKMIDRIEEKAPN from the exons ATGCTCATCATAGAAATGGCTGCAACTCTCGCTGGCAGCACCATCGTTCAACCCAAGACTGTTTCTTCTAGAACACTAGCAAGTCCTCACGTTCTCTCAAGAATCTCTTCTCCTGCAA GTGCTATCCCTTGCACGGTGAATGCTTCCGTTTCCATTGAGGATAAGAAGGTTGATAATCCAATCGTTGTCATCGATAATTATGACAGCTTCACTTACAATCTTTGCCAG TATATAGGAGGCCTGGGTTGCAAATTTGAGGTTTACCGAAATGATGAACTTACTGTGGAGGAGTTAAAGaa GAAGAATCCAAGAGGAGTGCTTATATCCCCAGGACCAG GTAAACCTCAAGATTCAGGGATATCATTACAAACTGTTTTGAAGCTTGGACCCACAGTACCTTTATTTGGTGTATGTATGGGATTACAGTGCATAGGGGAAGCTTTTGGGG GAAAGATTGTGCGCTCTCCTTCCGGTGTAATGCATGGGAAAAGTTCTCTTGTATACTATGATGAAAAGGGAGAAGATGGTCTGTTCTCGGGATTGCCTAA CCCTTTCACTGCTGCTAGATACCATAGTCTTGTGATCGAAAATGAGAGTTTTCCTAGTAATGAACTTGAGATTACAGCATGGACAGAGGATGGATTGATAATGGCTGCTCGTCACAAAAAATATAGGCATCTTCAG GGAGTTCAGTTCCATCCTGAAAGTATCATAACAGAAGAAGGTAAAACAATCGTccgaaattttgtcaaaatgaTAGACAGAATTGAGGAGAAAGCTCCAAACTGA
- the LOC122079319 gene encoding anthranilate synthase beta subunit 1, chloroplastic-like isoform X2 has protein sequence MLIIEMAATLAGSTIVQPKTVSSRTLASPHVLSRISSPAKTIYGSLEFRNKRFRVSGLGAIPCTVNASVSIEDKKVDNPIVVIDNYDSFTYNLCQYIGGLGCKFEVYRNDELTVEELKKKNPRGVLISPGPGKPQDSGISLQTVLKLGPTVPLFGVCMGLQCIGEAFGGKIVRSPSGVMHGKSSLVYYDEKGEDGLFSGLPNPFTAARYHSLVIENESFPSNELEITAWTEDGLIMAARHKKYRHLQGCYQIVISGLKGGCKRAQRFPSIV, from the exons ATGCTCATCATAGAAATGGCTGCAACTCTCGCTGGCAGCACCATCGTTCAACCCAAGACTGTTTCTTCTAGAACACTAGCAAGTCCTCACGTTCTCTCAAGAATCTCTTCTCCTGCAA AAACTATATATGGATCTTTAGAATTTCGAAACAAACGTTTTCGAGTCTCTGGATTAGGTGCTATCCCTTGCACGGTGAATGCTTCCGTTTCCATTGAGGATAAGAAGGTTGATAATCCAATCGTTGTCATCGATAATTATGACAGCTTCACTTACAATCTTTGCCAG TATATAGGAGGCCTGGGTTGCAAATTTGAGGTTTACCGAAATGATGAACTTACTGTGGAGGAGTTAAAGaa GAAGAATCCAAGAGGAGTGCTTATATCCCCAGGACCAG GTAAACCTCAAGATTCAGGGATATCATTACAAACTGTTTTGAAGCTTGGACCCACAGTACCTTTATTTGGTGTATGTATGGGATTACAGTGCATAGGGGAAGCTTTTGGGG GAAAGATTGTGCGCTCTCCTTCCGGTGTAATGCATGGGAAAAGTTCTCTTGTATACTATGATGAAAAGGGAGAAGATGGTCTGTTCTCGGGATTGCCTAA CCCTTTCACTGCTGCTAGATACCATAGTCTTGTGATCGAAAATGAGAGTTTTCCTAGTAATGAACTTGAGATTACAGCATGGACAGAGGATGGATTGATAATGGCTGCTCGTCACAAAAAATATAGGCATCTTCAG GGATGTTATCAGATTGTGATTAGTGGCCTGAAGGGTGGCTGCAAAAGGGCCCAAAGGTTTCCATCAATCGTTTGA
- the LOC122079319 gene encoding anthranilate synthase beta subunit 1, chloroplastic-like isoform X1: MLIIEMAATLAGSTIVQPKTVSSRTLASPHVLSRISSPAKTIYGSLEFRNKRFRVSGLGAIPCTVNASVSIEDKKVDNPIVVIDNYDSFTYNLCQYIGGLGCKFEVYRNDELTVEELKKKNPRGVLISPGPGKPQDSGISLQTVLKLGPTVPLFGVCMGLQCIGEAFGGKIVRSPSGVMHGKSSLVYYDEKGEDGLFSGLPNPFTAARYHSLVIENESFPSNELEITAWTEDGLIMAARHKKYRHLQGVQFHPESIITEEGKTIVRNFVKMIDRIEEKAPN; the protein is encoded by the exons ATGCTCATCATAGAAATGGCTGCAACTCTCGCTGGCAGCACCATCGTTCAACCCAAGACTGTTTCTTCTAGAACACTAGCAAGTCCTCACGTTCTCTCAAGAATCTCTTCTCCTGCAA AAACTATATATGGATCTTTAGAATTTCGAAACAAACGTTTTCGAGTCTCTGGATTAGGTGCTATCCCTTGCACGGTGAATGCTTCCGTTTCCATTGAGGATAAGAAGGTTGATAATCCAATCGTTGTCATCGATAATTATGACAGCTTCACTTACAATCTTTGCCAG TATATAGGAGGCCTGGGTTGCAAATTTGAGGTTTACCGAAATGATGAACTTACTGTGGAGGAGTTAAAGaa GAAGAATCCAAGAGGAGTGCTTATATCCCCAGGACCAG GTAAACCTCAAGATTCAGGGATATCATTACAAACTGTTTTGAAGCTTGGACCCACAGTACCTTTATTTGGTGTATGTATGGGATTACAGTGCATAGGGGAAGCTTTTGGGG GAAAGATTGTGCGCTCTCCTTCCGGTGTAATGCATGGGAAAAGTTCTCTTGTATACTATGATGAAAAGGGAGAAGATGGTCTGTTCTCGGGATTGCCTAA CCCTTTCACTGCTGCTAGATACCATAGTCTTGTGATCGAAAATGAGAGTTTTCCTAGTAATGAACTTGAGATTACAGCATGGACAGAGGATGGATTGATAATGGCTGCTCGTCACAAAAAATATAGGCATCTTCAG GGAGTTCAGTTCCATCCTGAAAGTATCATAACAGAAGAAGGTAAAACAATCGTccgaaattttgtcaaaatgaTAGACAGAATTGAGGAGAAAGCTCCAAACTGA
- the LOC122079319 gene encoding anthranilate synthase beta subunit 1, chloroplastic-like isoform X5: MLIIEMAATLAGSTIVQPKTVSSRTLASPHVLSRISSPAKTIYGSLEFRNKRFRVSGLGAIPCTVNASVSIEDKKVDNPIVVIDNYDSFTYNLCQYIGGLGCKFEVYRNDELTVEELKKKNPRGVLISPGPGKPQDSGISLQTVLKLGPTVPLFGVCMGLQCIGEAFGGKIVRSPSGVMHGKSSLVYYDEKGEDGLFSGLPNPFTAARYHSLVIENESFPSNELEITAWTEDGLIMAARHKKYRHLQKLWN, from the exons ATGCTCATCATAGAAATGGCTGCAACTCTCGCTGGCAGCACCATCGTTCAACCCAAGACTGTTTCTTCTAGAACACTAGCAAGTCCTCACGTTCTCTCAAGAATCTCTTCTCCTGCAA AAACTATATATGGATCTTTAGAATTTCGAAACAAACGTTTTCGAGTCTCTGGATTAGGTGCTATCCCTTGCACGGTGAATGCTTCCGTTTCCATTGAGGATAAGAAGGTTGATAATCCAATCGTTGTCATCGATAATTATGACAGCTTCACTTACAATCTTTGCCAG TATATAGGAGGCCTGGGTTGCAAATTTGAGGTTTACCGAAATGATGAACTTACTGTGGAGGAGTTAAAGaa GAAGAATCCAAGAGGAGTGCTTATATCCCCAGGACCAG GTAAACCTCAAGATTCAGGGATATCATTACAAACTGTTTTGAAGCTTGGACCCACAGTACCTTTATTTGGTGTATGTATGGGATTACAGTGCATAGGGGAAGCTTTTGGGG GAAAGATTGTGCGCTCTCCTTCCGGTGTAATGCATGGGAAAAGTTCTCTTGTATACTATGATGAAAAGGGAGAAGATGGTCTGTTCTCGGGATTGCCTAA CCCTTTCACTGCTGCTAGATACCATAGTCTTGTGATCGAAAATGAGAGTTTTCCTAGTAATGAACTTGAGATTACAGCATGGACAGAGGATGGATTGATAATGGCTGCTCGTCACAAAAAATATAGGCATCTTCAG aagttgtggaattga
- the LOC122078203 gene encoding probable xyloglucan endotransglucosylase/hydrolase protein 28, with translation MVGYRLGFFMVFSFLVLASASPKNRNIPILSFDEGYSHLFGDNNLMILKDGKTVHMSLNERSGAGFVSQDLYLHGFFSASIKLPADYTAGVVVAFYMSNGDMFEANHDELDFEFLGNIRGKEWRIQTNIYGNGSTSTGREERYGLWFDPSEDFHQYSILWAENLIIFYVDEVPIREIKRTESMGGDFPSKPMSLYSTIWDGSTWATNGGKYKVNYKYAPYIAEFSDLVLHGCAVDPIELSSRKCDAGDSLNALNVETGITSEQRSKMLNFRKKQLQYSYCYDRVRYPTPLSECVIDPREAERLRGFDPVTFGGGRHHRGKRHHRSRATRAEASTTI, from the exons atggtgggtTATCgtttggggtttttcatggttttttctttcttggttttggCTTCTGCATCTCCTAAGAATCGGAACATACCCATCTTGTCGTTCGATGAAGGGTATTCTCATTTGTTTGGGGATAATAATCTCATGATATTAAAGGATGGAAAAACTGTTCATATGTCCCTAAATGAAAGATCAG GTGCTGGGTTCGTCTCTCAGGACCTTTACTTGCATGGGTTCTTCAGTGCTTCGATAAAGCTACCGGCAGATTACACAGCCGGCGTCGTCGTCGCATTTTAT ATGTCAAATGGAGATATGTTTGAGGCAAACCATGATGAATTGGATTTCGAGTTTCTGGGGAATATTCGAGGAAAGGAATGGAGGATTCAGACGAATATTTACGGCAACGGAAGCACGAGCACCGGTAGGGAAGAGAGATACGGTCTCTGGTTCGATCCTTCCGAAGATTTTCATCAGTACAGCATTCTCTGGGCTGAGAATCTCATCAT ATTTTATGTTGATGAAGTTCCAATAAGAGAGATTAAGAGGACTGAATCAATGGGTGGAGACTTCCCCTCCAAGCCAATGTCCTTATATTCTACCATATGGGATGGTTCTACATGGGCTACCAACGGCGGAAAGTACAAAGTGAATTACAAATATGCCCCTTATATTGCTGAATTCTCGGATCTGGTGCTCCATGGCTGTGCTGTGGACCCGATCGAATTGTCGTCGAGGAAGTGCGACGCCGGTGATTCACTTAATGCCCTCAATGTTGAAACCGGCATCACATCGGAGCAGAGATCCAAAATGCTTAATTTCAGGAAGAAGCAATTGCAATACTCATACTGCTATGACCGGGTCCGATACCCGACTCCACTGTCTGAGTGTGTTATCGACCCACGTGAGGCGGAGCGGCTTCGTGGGTTTGACCCGGTTACATTCGGGGGAGGCCGACATCACCGTGGGAAGCGGCACCACCGGAGCAGAGCAACCAGGGCTGAGGCCAGCACCACCATCTAG
- the LOC122079319 gene encoding anthranilate synthase beta subunit 1, chloroplastic-like isoform X3 yields the protein MLIIEMAATLAGSTIVQPKTVSSRTLASPHVLSRISSPAKTIYGSLEFRNKRFRVSGLGAIPCTVNASVSIEDKKVDNPIVVIDNYDSFTYNLCQYIGGLGCKFEVYRNDELTVEELKKKNPRGVLISPGPGKPQDSGISLQTVLKLGPTVPLFGVCMGLQCIGEAFGGKIVRSPSGVMHGKSSLVYYDEKGEDGLFSGLPNPFTAARYHSLVIENESFPSNELEITAWTEDGLIMAARHKKYRHLQLPFLQCLSEVVELIAAIIKFRSL from the exons ATGCTCATCATAGAAATGGCTGCAACTCTCGCTGGCAGCACCATCGTTCAACCCAAGACTGTTTCTTCTAGAACACTAGCAAGTCCTCACGTTCTCTCAAGAATCTCTTCTCCTGCAA AAACTATATATGGATCTTTAGAATTTCGAAACAAACGTTTTCGAGTCTCTGGATTAGGTGCTATCCCTTGCACGGTGAATGCTTCCGTTTCCATTGAGGATAAGAAGGTTGATAATCCAATCGTTGTCATCGATAATTATGACAGCTTCACTTACAATCTTTGCCAG TATATAGGAGGCCTGGGTTGCAAATTTGAGGTTTACCGAAATGATGAACTTACTGTGGAGGAGTTAAAGaa GAAGAATCCAAGAGGAGTGCTTATATCCCCAGGACCAG GTAAACCTCAAGATTCAGGGATATCATTACAAACTGTTTTGAAGCTTGGACCCACAGTACCTTTATTTGGTGTATGTATGGGATTACAGTGCATAGGGGAAGCTTTTGGGG GAAAGATTGTGCGCTCTCCTTCCGGTGTAATGCATGGGAAAAGTTCTCTTGTATACTATGATGAAAAGGGAGAAGATGGTCTGTTCTCGGGATTGCCTAA CCCTTTCACTGCTGCTAGATACCATAGTCTTGTGATCGAAAATGAGAGTTTTCCTAGTAATGAACTTGAGATTACAGCATGGACAGAGGATGGATTGATAATGGCTGCTCGTCACAAAAAATATAGGCATCTTCAG TTACCATTTCTTCAATGTCTTTCAgaagttgtggaattgattgcAGCTATTATAAAGTTCAGAAGTCTTTAG
- the LOC122079319 gene encoding anthranilate synthase beta subunit 1, chloroplastic-like isoform X6 — MLIIEMAATLAGSTIVQPKTVSSRTLASPHVLSRISSPAKTIYGSLEFRNKRFRVSGLGAIPCTVNASVSIEDKKVDNPIVVIDNYDSFTYNLCQYIGGLGCKFEVYRNDELTVEELKKKNPRGVLISPGPGKPQDSGISLQTVLKLGPTVPLFGVCMGLQCIGEAFGGKIVRSPSGVMHGKSSLVYYDEKGEDGLFSGLPNPFTAARYHSLVIENESFPSNELEITAWTEDGLIMAARHKKYRHLQV; from the exons ATGCTCATCATAGAAATGGCTGCAACTCTCGCTGGCAGCACCATCGTTCAACCCAAGACTGTTTCTTCTAGAACACTAGCAAGTCCTCACGTTCTCTCAAGAATCTCTTCTCCTGCAA AAACTATATATGGATCTTTAGAATTTCGAAACAAACGTTTTCGAGTCTCTGGATTAGGTGCTATCCCTTGCACGGTGAATGCTTCCGTTTCCATTGAGGATAAGAAGGTTGATAATCCAATCGTTGTCATCGATAATTATGACAGCTTCACTTACAATCTTTGCCAG TATATAGGAGGCCTGGGTTGCAAATTTGAGGTTTACCGAAATGATGAACTTACTGTGGAGGAGTTAAAGaa GAAGAATCCAAGAGGAGTGCTTATATCCCCAGGACCAG GTAAACCTCAAGATTCAGGGATATCATTACAAACTGTTTTGAAGCTTGGACCCACAGTACCTTTATTTGGTGTATGTATGGGATTACAGTGCATAGGGGAAGCTTTTGGGG GAAAGATTGTGCGCTCTCCTTCCGGTGTAATGCATGGGAAAAGTTCTCTTGTATACTATGATGAAAAGGGAGAAGATGGTCTGTTCTCGGGATTGCCTAA CCCTTTCACTGCTGCTAGATACCATAGTCTTGTGATCGAAAATGAGAGTTTTCCTAGTAATGAACTTGAGATTACAGCATGGACAGAGGATGGATTGATAATGGCTGCTCGTCACAAAAAATATAGGCATCTTCAG GTATAG